The Streptomyces sp. NBC_00286 nucleotide sequence GGGCGTGGGCTACAGCGTCCTCGCGGGCAACCACGACGTGAAGTCCTCCACCGACGACCAGCGGGGCCCGACCCCGTATCTGGACGCCTTCGGCCCCCGCCGCTTCAAGGACAAGCCCACGTTCGGCGGCGCCTCACCCGACGGCTACAACACCTTCCACCTCTTCAAGGCCGCCGGCCGCCAGTGGCTCGTGCTCGCCCTGGACTGGCGGCTGTCGGCGCAGGGGTACGCCTGGGCCAAGGACGTCATCGCCCAGCATCCGAAGACGCCGGTCATCCTCACCACCCATGAACTGGTCTACGAGGACGACACCCTGTCCCCGTACGGGCAGCAGCTCTGGGACCGGCTGGTCAAGGAGCACGACCAGATCTTCCTCAGCCTCAACGGGCACTACTGGCCGGCCGCCCGCACCGTCCGCAAGAACGCCGCCGGCAACGACGTACATCTGCATCTGACGAACTACCAGAACCGTTACTACGGCGGAGCGGCGATGATCCGCCTCTACCGCTTCGATCTCGACCGCGACACCATCGACGTCGAGACGATCTCCCCGTGGATCCTGGGCCGCGCGGGCGACGGGCTCAACGCGCTGGAGCGGCAGGAGATCGAACTGACCGGCCCCGAGGACCGGTTCTCGGTGGCGATCGACTTCGAGCAGCGCTTCTCCGGCTTCGCCCCGGTGCCCCCGCGAGCGCCCCGGCCCGCCTCCGAGATGCTGGTCCGGGGGACGGTGGCGTACTGGCGCTTCGACGGCCATGGAGAGGGCGAGGCGATGGACGGCACCGTCCGCGACCTCTCCGGGCGCGGCAACGACCTGACCGTGGTCAAGGTGGGCGACGGCTCGCTCACCTGGTCGTCGGCACACCACCCCGACCAGCCGGGCCACGGCAGCCTCTTCTTCCACGGCGACAAGTCCCCGCTGCGGGGCGCCTATCTCCGTACGGACGAGAACGCACCGCTCAACTCGGCGACTTTCAGGGGCGGTTACACCGTCGAGGCCTTCTACCAGCTGCCCGCCGACTGGAACCCGTCCCGCAACGCCTGGTCCGGGCTCATCAGCCGCACCGGTACGGGCGGAGCGGCCGGCAAGACCGAGGGCGACCCGGACGAGCCGCTCGCCACCCTCTCGCTGTCCGACGGACCCGGCCCGCAGTGGGCGGTACGGCCGCTCAACCAGCAGGGCATCGCCACGAATTGGGGCGACGAGACGGCCCGCGAGGTGTGGTGGCACGTCGCCGTCGTCAACGACGGCTCGCACACCACGCTGTACGTCCAGGGCTGTCCCGTCGCGCGCAATCCCACCGCGCGCTCCGTGGGGCTCACCTCGCTCGGGCTGCCGTGGCTGCTCGGCGGCTACGAGTACGCCGGAAAGATCGACCAGATCCTGCACGGCAGGCTCGGTGACGTACGGATCGTCGAACGCGCCTTGCCCGTCACGTCGTTCATGAACC carries:
- a CDS encoding LamG-like jellyroll fold domain-containing protein; amino-acid sequence: MCTCTSHEHDQAPEAEQAGAGRRNFLRATALIGAATAAVALPTATAQAAPAPSVSAAKTRWRPDPDSSRFTLVVMPDTQYLFDGPSINPAPIEASLRYILEQGKDENIVFLSHLGDLTENGTQAEVTAASMAFEVLDRRGVGYSVLAGNHDVKSSTDDQRGPTPYLDAFGPRRFKDKPTFGGASPDGYNTFHLFKAAGRQWLVLALDWRLSAQGYAWAKDVIAQHPKTPVILTTHELVYEDDTLSPYGQQLWDRLVKEHDQIFLSLNGHYWPAARTVRKNAAGNDVHLHLTNYQNRYYGGAAMIRLYRFDLDRDTIDVETISPWILGRAGDGLNALERQEIELTGPEDRFSVAIDFEQRFSGFAPVPPRAPRPASEMLVRGTVAYWRFDGHGEGEAMDGTVRDLSGRGNDLTVVKVGDGSLTWSSAHHPDQPGHGSLFFHGDKSPLRGAYLRTDENAPLNSATFRGGYTVEAFYQLPADWNPSRNAWSGLISRTGTGGAAGKTEGDPDEPLATLSLSDGPGPQWAVRPLNQQGIATNWGDETAREVWWHVAVVNDGSHTTLYVQGCPVARNPTARSVGLTSLGLPWLLGGYEYAGKIDQILHGRLGDVRIVERALPVTSFMNH